The Lactuca sativa cultivar Salinas chromosome 2, Lsat_Salinas_v11, whole genome shotgun sequence genome includes a window with the following:
- the LOC111884013 gene encoding uncharacterized protein LOC111884013 encodes MHTTKGTTPKALQIKLQSEATHSNNGVGESSFRVLYYGTASAGSVPFMWESQPGTPKHALTESSLPPLTPPPSYNQFTQKYNSSMQMINHSPKTSSFLRAIFLSSSRKRNMKVAPPSSFSTCSVSSSSCSSSQSTPMRKTDGWRRTSVVKFGLEEDIASGAGSDSPTSTLCFGGGLKKGYKIKKVKKAMLSFVRHGTSLARGKEPAR; translated from the exons ATGCATACAACGAAAGGTACAACACCCAAAGCACTGCAAATCAAATTGCAGTCGGAAGCTACCCATAGCAACAATGGAGTTGGTGAATCATCGTTTAGGGTATTGTACTATGGGACTGCATCAGCAGGATCTGTGCCGTTCATGTGGGAGTCGCAGCCAGGAACTCCAAAACACGCACTCACTGAATCATCTCTCCCTCCTCTCACACCTCCCCCTTCGTACAACCAATTCACCCAAAAGTACAACTCATCAATGCAGATGATTAACCACTCTCCAAAGACTTCCAGTTTTCTTCGAGCCATTTTTCTTTCTTCTTCCCGGAAAAGGAACATGAAGGTGGCGCCTCCTTCTTCATTTTCTACTTGCTCGGTTTCCTCTTCGTCCTGCTCCTCGTCACAGTCAACGCCGATGAGGAAGACGGATGGGTGGCGGAGGACGTCGGTGGTGAAGTTTGGATTGGAGGAGGATATTGCGAGTGGTGCTGGTTCAGATTCACCAACGTCGACGCTGTGCTTCGGCGGTGGGTTGAAGAAAGGTTATAAGATTAAGAAAGTTAAGAAAGCAATGCTGTCTTTTGTACGTCATG gtacctccttagctaggggaaaggagccggcgcggtag